GGCGTCGCGACCACCACGCCGTCGGCGCGAAACCGCGAGACGCGCCGGCTTCGAGCGTCGACGCCGTACTCTGAGATCGTCGCCGGTTCGGCGGTGACGAGCGCGACGTCGAACAGCGCCCGCGCCGCGCCGGCGTCGGTTTCGGCGGTGAGCAGCGGTCGCCGACACTCCGTCGCACCCCTCGAGAGCAGCGACCGAATCGCCGCCGGCCCGTCTTCGGGCGCGACCGCGCCGATACCCCGGATCGAACCGATCGGAAGGATCGGCGCGTCGGTCCCCTCGCGGACGGCACTGGTCAGTGCGGCCTCGCCGACGGTTACCAGCACGTCGGGGGCGACGTCCACCGCGGCGACCGACTCGCCGACGCTGCTCGAGGCGCCCGCCCCGGCGACCGCCGACTCGAGTCCCTCGAGGTCAACGCCGTCGGTACTCCCGCCCGTCGCCGGGACGATCCCGACGACCGGATCGTCGCCCGCCGCCCACGCGCCGCGTTCCATACGACCCAGTTCCGCCGGCGCGACCAAAAACGTGCGGATGCGGTCAGTCGTCGTACGGCCAGTCGCCGGTGATCCGCATCCCCTCGGCGAGGTTCTGGGCCTCGAGATCCGCGACGAGTTCGTCGGGGGGACGGTGGGGAATCTCGACGTCCTCGCTCGCGAGGTGGACCACGAGTTCGGTGAGCAGGATCGCCTGCTCGGGGAGGTCCCGCCGGTCGAGTTTGTCGAGGGTGTCCGCGAACGTGTGCCCCCAGCCGCGGCCGACCTCCTCGGACGTGCTCATCACGTGATATCCGGGGACCCCCCACTGGACGAACGGCCAGTGGTCGCTGTGGGGGCCGAGGCGGGGGATCGTCTCGATCGGGTGGCCGAACCGCTCGGCGACGGTTTCGGCGGCCTCCGCGAGTGCTGGGAAGCCGTGGGTTGTCATCGAGAGCGTTCGCCCGCGGACGACGCCGTCGTTGTTGACGATCGCCGTGATCGAGTCGTGGTCGGTCGTCTCGGCGTGGTGGGCGGAGCCGACGAGGCCGACCTCCTCGGCGCCGTAGGCGACGAACTCGACGCGCGTCTCGAGTTCGTCCTCGCGTTTCGCGAGGGCGTTCGCGAGTTCGACCACCATCGCGGTGCCCGCGCCGTTGTCGAGGGCGCCCTCGGCGATGTCGTGGGCGTCGACGTGGCTCGTGACGAGCACGCGCCCGTCGGTGTCGGGGCCGAGTTCCGCGTGAACGTTCTGGCTCGTCGCCTCGCGGATGTCGGCCTCGACGGAGACCGTAACCTCCTCGCCGTCGAATCGGCGGGCGAGGCGGGCGCCGACCTCGCTCGAGACGCCGACGGCCGGCACGTCGCCGATGGGGTCGTCGGCAGTGCCGACGCTACCGGTGGGTGGCAGACAGCCCTCGACGTGGTTGCGGTAGACGAACGCGGCCGCCCCGTTGGTCACCGCGTGATAGTACTTCTCCCGGCGGTGGACGTACCGGTCGTAGTAAGAGGGAATGTCGCTTCTGACCATGACGACCTTCCCCTCGAGGTCGGTTTCCTCGTACTCCTCGGGCAGGCCGTAGCCGAGGTCGACGAGTTCGGCGCTCGCGGTGCCCGACGGGCTGCGGGGAAGGGCGATGCAGTCGAGGTCGACGTCGCCGGCGGCGACCGAGCTCTCGCCGCGCGTCCACCCCTGGATGTCGAAGGTCTCGAGGCGAGCGTCTCGAGCCCCGACGTTCTCGAGTGCGTCCCGCGTCAGCTCGGCGGCCTCGCGCTCGCCGTCACTGCCGGCCATCCGGTTGCCGACGTCGACGAGTTCCTCGAGATGGCCCCACCCCACGTCGCTGGTGACGGTTTCACCGATCCAGGTTACCATGTGCCGAGGGTGCCACCGGGGGAGCCTAACTGTTGGGGAACCGGTGACGGCTGAGGGATTGTCAGTCTCGCATCGCGTTCTCCCGCTGTGACTCCCAACTCGTAGAACGTGTTTAAGTACCAGTTACGATCGTTCGGCGATTCCGTATCCTGGCGATCTTTTATTACTGATGGCGCTGTTTCTCCGATAGACCGTTGGTGAACTCGATGGCAAGTCAAGTCGACGATATCGTTCGGGTGTTGCCGGGTAGCGAGGACGACCACGGAACCAGAGCGGCCGAGCTCTCCGACGCCGCGCTGTGTGAGCTCTACGAGACGCAGGTCCTCGCGCGCACGTTCGACGAGAAGGCGATCAGCCTCCACCGACAGGGGCGGATCGGAACCTACGCGCCGATGCAGGGCCAGGAGGCCGCACAGGTCGGCGCGGCGATGGCGCTTCGCTCGTCGGACTACCTCTTTCCGACCTACCGCGATCACGCGATGTACCTCTCGCGGGAGATCCCGCTCTCCGAGATCCTTCGGCACCTGATGGGCCGCGGGAACTACGTCGACCGCCAGGACCCCGAGGGCCTGCGGACGTTCCCGATCACGATCCCGATCGCCACCCAGCTCCCCCACGCCGTCGGCGTCGGGATGGCGGCAGACTACAAGGGCGAGGAGGTCGCCGCGATGGCCAGCCTCGGCGACGGCGCGACCAGCGAGGGCGACTTCCACGAGGCGCTGAACTTCGCCGGCGTCTTCGAGGCGCCGGCCGTCTTCTTCTGTCAGAACAACGGCTACGCGATCTCGGTTCCACGCGAGCGCCAGACCGCGAGCGCGACGATCGCCCAGAAGGCCGACGCCTACGGTATCGAGGGCGTCCGCGTCGACGGCAACGACGTCCTCGCCGTGTACGACGTCGTCGAGAACGCCCTCGAGCGCGCCCGCCGGGGCGACGGGCCGACGCTGATCGAGGCCGTCACCTACCGGCAGGGACCGCACACCACGACCGACGATCCGAACGTCTACCGCGACGAGTCCGAGTGCGAGGAGTGGGGCTGTCCGCTCGAGCGAACCCGCGAATACCTCGAGACGACCGTCGGCTGGACCGAGGCGGACGACGAGGCGGTGTACGAGGACGCCCGCGAGACCGTCCAGCAGGCCGTCGAAATCGCCGAGGCGGAGACCGATCCCGACCCCGAGACGATGTTCGATCACGTCTACGCCGGCGACCACCCGCGCTACGCCCGCCAGCGCCGGCGGCTGCCCGACGAGCCGCGAGTCGAGCGCTGACAGGAGGCATCGAGTCGCCGATCCGCACCCGACGCGGGCGGAACTGAATCTTTTTCACGCCGCTCTGTGAGGGATTCACGTATGCGGGAGACGCTTGCCGAGTGGCGGCCGGTGATCGACGAGACGATCGCTGACCTCCTCCCACGAGAAGTCGATGCCGAGTACCTCGAGTCGTTCTTCGGCGAGGCGACCTACAGCTACGACCCCGAGGGCGTCCAGTGTGCGCTGTCCGACCCGGTCTGGGACCTCCTCGACCGTGGTGGCAAACGGTGGCGGGCCGTCCTCTTTCTGGTCTTCCTCGAGGCCTTCGGCGAGGATCCCGAACCCTACCTCCCCTACGCCTGCATCCCCGAGATACTGCACAACGGGACGATCATCGTCGACGACGTCGAGGACGGGGCGGCGATTCGGCGCGGCGAACCCGCGCTCCACCACGTCTACGGCGAGGACGTCGCGCTCAACGCGGGCAACGCGATGTACTTCCTGCCGCTGAAGATCCTGACGAACGACCCCGCCGACCTGCCCGCAGAGCGCAGACTCGCGGCCTACGAGATGCTGATGTACGAACTCAACCGCACCCACCTCGGCCAGGGGATGGACATCTACTGGCACAACGAGCGCGAGGTCCGCATCGGCCGCGAGGAGTACCTCGAGATGTGCGCCTGCAAGACCGGCTGTCTCGGCCGGATCGTCGCCCAGCTCGCGGCGATCGTCGCCGACCAGCCCCCCGAGGTGACGGCCGCGGTCGCCGACTACGCCGAACTCACCTCGATCGCGTTCCAGGTCGGCGACGACATCTTAGACGTCGAGAACTCGCTCGGCCGGGCCGGCGAGTTCGGCAAGGAGTTCGGCAACGACATCCGCGAGGGAAAGAAGACGCTGCTGGTCATCCACGCCATCGAGGAGAGCGACCCCGCCGACGCCGAGCGCCTCCAGGAGATCCTCGGGGCCGAGACGAACACCGACGAGGAGATCGTAGAGGCGCTGTCGATCATCGAGGGCGCCGGAAGCATCGAGTACGCCCGCGAGCGCGCGCTCGAGCTGGCGGCCGAGGCGAGAGAGAACGTCCGCGGCCTCGACCTCGAGCCGGCGGCGACGGACCAGCTCCTCGAGTTCACGGAGTTCGTCGTCGCCCGCGACGTCTGAACCGGCTCGGGCGGCTGACAGTCACGGCCGCCGGCATCTCGGGGCGGGATCTAACTGGCTCGCTTCCGTACCCGACCTATGGGCGATCACGCGACCCGCGCCGACTCGCCGCCGCGGACGAGTCCGTGGCCGATTCTCATCGCAGTGGGGCTCGTCGGCGCCGAGGTCGGCATCATCCTCGATCTGTTTCCCGTCGCCGTCGGCGGACTGGTACTCCTCGCGCGGAGCCTCGTCGGCATCCTCTCCGAATCGGGTTACCTCTCGCGTCCGCGAGTACTGGCTGCTGGCCTCGGGGTCGCGTTCGTCGCGGTCGGGCTGGCGCTGTACGGGCTGGGAACGGGACTGCTCGCGGGTGGGACCGGCGCCGAAACGCTGGTCGGACTCGAGAGCCGCGGGCTCGCGATCGCCGTCGCCGGCGCGCTCACGCTGGCCGGAGCGGCCG
Above is a genomic segment from Natrononativus amylolyticus containing:
- the pdhA gene encoding pyruvate dehydrogenase (acetyl-transferring) E1 component subunit alpha, with the protein product MNSMASQVDDIVRVLPGSEDDHGTRAAELSDAALCELYETQVLARTFDEKAISLHRQGRIGTYAPMQGQEAAQVGAAMALRSSDYLFPTYRDHAMYLSREIPLSEILRHLMGRGNYVDRQDPEGLRTFPITIPIATQLPHAVGVGMAADYKGEEVAAMASLGDGATSEGDFHEALNFAGVFEAPAVFFCQNNGYAISVPRERQTASATIAQKADAYGIEGVRVDGNDVLAVYDVVENALERARRGDGPTLIEAVTYRQGPHTTTDDPNVYRDESECEEWGCPLERTREYLETTVGWTEADDEAVYEDARETVQQAVEIAEAETDPDPETMFDHVYAGDHPRYARQRRRLPDEPRVER
- a CDS encoding DUF7541 family protein, producing the protein MGDHATRADSPPRTSPWPILIAVGLVGAEVGIILDLFPVAVGGLVLLARSLVGILSESGYLSRPRVLAAGLGVAFVAVGLALYGLGTGLLAGGTGAETLVGLESRGLAIAVAGALTLAGAAVLPRVRRA
- a CDS encoding polyprenyl synthetase family protein codes for the protein MRETLAEWRPVIDETIADLLPREVDAEYLESFFGEATYSYDPEGVQCALSDPVWDLLDRGGKRWRAVLFLVFLEAFGEDPEPYLPYACIPEILHNGTIIVDDVEDGAAIRRGEPALHHVYGEDVALNAGNAMYFLPLKILTNDPADLPAERRLAAYEMLMYELNRTHLGQGMDIYWHNEREVRIGREEYLEMCACKTGCLGRIVAQLAAIVADQPPEVTAAVADYAELTSIAFQVGDDILDVENSLGRAGEFGKEFGNDIREGKKTLLVIHAIEESDPADAERLQEILGAETNTDEEIVEALSIIEGAGSIEYARERALELAAEARENVRGLDLEPAATDQLLEFTEFVVARDV
- a CDS encoding M28 family peptidase encodes the protein MVTWIGETVTSDVGWGHLEELVDVGNRMAGSDGEREAAELTRDALENVGARDARLETFDIQGWTRGESSVAAGDVDLDCIALPRSPSGTASAELVDLGYGLPEEYEETDLEGKVVMVRSDIPSYYDRYVHRREKYYHAVTNGAAAFVYRNHVEGCLPPTGSVGTADDPIGDVPAVGVSSEVGARLARRFDGEEVTVSVEADIREATSQNVHAELGPDTDGRVLVTSHVDAHDIAEGALDNGAGTAMVVELANALAKREDELETRVEFVAYGAEEVGLVGSAHHAETTDHDSITAIVNNDGVVRGRTLSMTTHGFPALAEAAETVAERFGHPIETIPRLGPHSDHWPFVQWGVPGYHVMSTSEEVGRGWGHTFADTLDKLDRRDLPEQAILLTELVVHLASEDVEIPHRPPDELVADLEAQNLAEGMRITGDWPYDD
- a CDS encoding NAD(+)/NADH kinase — its product is MERGAWAAGDDPVVGIVPATGGSTDGVDLEGLESAVAGAGASSSVGESVAAVDVAPDVLVTVGEAALTSAVREGTDAPILPIGSIRGIGAVAPEDGPAAIRSLLSRGATECRRPLLTAETDAGAARALFDVALVTAEPATISEYGVDARSRRVSRFRADGVVVATPAGSRGYADAAGGPQLSADVRAVAVVPIAPFVMQTRHWVLPDDRLSLSVERDEGDVVLCADDRTVGDVDPGSSVSVGATETLSTLVVPESSREFV